One region of Brachybacterium saurashtrense genomic DNA includes:
- a CDS encoding PaaI family thioesterase — MDHTSLAPDAAAPAHRTAPPVTEELRAHFAPLLRGTLLERCGIELRTLDPGAGTATMPVAGNTQPAGLLHGGATIALAESIASFCAILRAREVHGEGAQAVGTSVSALHHRSARGGTVTARCSARHLGRQVANYLVDVHDEDGALLSTVTVATQLLPPR, encoded by the coding sequence ATGGACCACACCTCCCTCGCCCCCGACGCCGCCGCCCCCGCGCACCGCACCGCACCCCCGGTCACGGAGGAGCTGCGCGCGCACTTCGCACCGCTGCTTCGCGGCACCCTGCTGGAGCGCTGCGGCATCGAGCTGCGCACCCTGGACCCCGGTGCGGGCACCGCGACGATGCCGGTGGCGGGCAACACCCAGCCGGCGGGTCTGCTGCACGGCGGGGCGACGATCGCGCTCGCGGAGTCGATCGCGTCCTTCTGCGCGATCCTCCGCGCCCGCGAGGTGCACGGCGAGGGCGCGCAGGCGGTGGGCACCTCCGTCTCCGCACTGCACCACCGCTCCGCCCGCGGCGGCACGGTGACCGCTCGCTGCAGCGCGCGGCATCTGGGCCGTCAGGTCGCGAACTACCTGGTGGACGTGCATGACGAGGACGGGGCGCTGCTGAGCACGGTGACGGTCGCGACCCAGCTGCTGCCCCCGCGCTGA